In Bradyrhizobium sp. 170, the DNA window TCCCCACCGCCATTCTCTCGCAGGGGTCGGCGTTCGGCGTGATCCTCGCGGTGCCGGCGCTGAACTGGATCATCGTCAATCATAGCTGGCACTACGCGTTCGGTGCGCTTGGCGTGGTCGGCCTGATGTGGGTCGTGGCGTGGCTGGTGATGGGCGAAGAAGGGCCGCTGGTGCAGACGGTCGCAACGGCGGCGACGGATCCGAGCGTTCCCTATTTCCAGCTTCTCACCTCGCGAACCTTCATCGGCTGCTGCGCCGCGACCTTCGGCGCCTATTGGGCGCTGTCGCTCGGGTTGACCTGGTTCACGCCGTTCATCGTCAAGGGGCTCGGCTTTTCGCAAAAGGATGCGGGCTGGGTTTCGGTGCTGCCCTGGGTATTCGGCGCCACCATCGTGCTGCTGACCGGATGGATCTCGCAGGTGATGCTGACGCGCGGTTTCACGACGCGGGGCGCTCGCGGCGTGCTCGGGTCGGCGCCCTTGATCGTCGGGGGGCTGATCCTCGCGGTACTGCCGTACGTCAACGGCGCGGGATGGCAGATCGCGTTCCTCGTGGTCGGCTCCGGGCTCTGCGGCTCGATCTATGTCGTCTGCCCGCCGATGCTCGGTGAATTCGCGCCGGTCCAGCAGCGCGGCGCCGTGATCGCGATCTATGGCGCGATCTACACGCTGGCGGGGATAATCGCTCCTTCCGTGATGGGCGTCGTGATCCAGAATGCGACGGTGCCGCTCGACGGCTACATGACCGGCTTCACGATCAATGCGGTGGTGATGGTCGCGTCGGGCCTGCTCGGGCTGCTGCTGCTCTGGCCGAACACGGAACGCAAGAGGCTGATGGCACAGGCAGCGGCGCAGCCGAAATTTGCGTGAGGGGAATACGCACCCACTCGTTCGTCGTCCCTGCGAACGCAGGGACCCATAACCACAGATGTTGATTGCTTAAGCAAGGCGTCTGCCACATCGCCATGATCGATGGGCCGCGGCGTATGGGTCCCTGCTTTCGCAGGGACGACACCGCAATCGTTGAACCAGCCCCGTAGCCCGGATGGAGCGAAGCGCAATCCGGGGCGGGTTGATCCGCCTGCGAGATTCCCGGGTTACGCTTCGCTCCCCCGGGCTACGCTCACACGGCCCCTAACTCGCCGCCGCGTCGAACTGCGGTCTTGAGCCCTGCGCGCCGCGTACCAGTTTGCCCGGGCGCGCGCCGGTGGCCTTGCCGCCGCGCTGCGTCACCACGCCGGAGACGATGGTGGCCTCATAGCCGTCGACCTGCTGCATCAGGCGGCGGCCGCCGACGGGGAGGTCGTAATGTACCTTCGGCGGATGCAGATGCAGTCGGTCGTAATCGATCACGTTGACGTCGGCCTTGAAGCCCGGCGCGATCACGCCGCGATCGTAGAGGCCGACCGAGAGTGCGGTCTTGCGCGATTGCGCCGCCACCACGAACGGGATCGAAAGTTTTTCGCCGCGGGTGCGGTCGCGGGTCCAGTGCGTCAGGAGATAGGTCGGGAAGCTGGCGTCGCAGATGATGCCGCAATGCGCGCCGCCATCGGAGAGCCCCGGCACTGAATTCGGATCACGCAGCATCTCGCGCGTTGCATCGAGATTGCCATCGGCATAGTTGAGGAACGGCACATAGAGCATGCCGCGGCCTTCGTCGGTGAGCATTGCATCATAGGCGAGTTCTTCCGCCTGTTTGCCCTGGCGCTTCGCTTGGGCGCCCAGCGTATTTTCCGGCGGCTGTTCGTAATCCGGGGGATTGCCGAGCAGATACATCTTGTCGTAGTTCGGCCGGAAGAACAGCGGGTCGTCGGTCGCGGTCGCGTGCTCGCTCAGGATGGCCTTGCGCACTTCCGCCTGGCGCAGGCGCGCGAGCCGCTCGGC includes these proteins:
- a CDS encoding MFS transporter, producing MTAQPTPKGAWKITFLLFLFMLVNFADKIVVGLAGAPIMDELKLSPEQFGFLGSSFFILFSISAIVVGFIVNRIDTRWVLLTMAVIWSVAQFPMVGTVGFSTLVICRIILGAGEGPAFAVAAHAIYKWFPDEKRTLPTAILSQGSAFGVILAVPALNWIIVNHSWHYAFGALGVVGLMWVVAWLVMGEEGPLVQTVATAATDPSVPYFQLLTSRTFIGCCAATFGAYWALSLGLTWFTPFIVKGLGFSQKDAGWVSVLPWVFGATIVLLTGWISQVMLTRGFTTRGARGVLGSAPLIVGGLILAVLPYVNGAGWQIAFLVVGSGLCGSIYVVCPPMLGEFAPVQQRGAVIAIYGAIYTLAGIIAPSVMGVVIQNATVPLDGYMTGFTINAVVMVASGLLGLLLLWPNTERKRLMAQAAAQPKFA